A single genomic interval of Ruficoccus amylovorans harbors:
- a CDS encoding bifunctional heptose 7-phosphate kinase/heptose 1-phosphate adenyltransferase, producing the protein MTSQELLDHFKETPVLVVGDLMLDHYLWGDATRISPEAPVPVVAQVRDTYTAGGAANVAMNLAALGAPVELFGWTGRDRAGDILLDVLERNGIVYSSQWRSERIPTIEKTRVMVRQQQLCRIDREDHRDAYAFDSDACLKVLEKKIAAAKAVIVSDYAKGVVTEKLLSRLLEFREAGGCLIAVDPKPKRKLNVKGMDLITPNRDESLQMAGISIDPHDPFPETEVTQGIWEHYAPRHLVVTLGADGMLVCDEGKVAHRIPTVAREVFDVSGAGDTVIATLTLALAAGAAIEEAAHLANRAAGIAIGKLGTATVTPKEILDYEIQH; encoded by the coding sequence ATGACCAGCCAGGAGCTTTTAGATCATTTCAAGGAAACCCCGGTGCTCGTGGTGGGCGACCTCATGCTCGACCACTACCTGTGGGGCGACGCCACGCGGATCTCGCCCGAGGCCCCGGTGCCCGTTGTGGCGCAGGTGCGCGACACCTATACGGCGGGCGGGGCGGCCAATGTCGCCATGAACCTGGCCGCGCTCGGCGCGCCGGTGGAGCTTTTCGGCTGGACGGGCCGGGACCGGGCCGGGGACATCCTGCTCGATGTGCTGGAGCGCAACGGGATTGTTTACTCGTCGCAGTGGCGCTCGGAGCGCATCCCGACGATTGAGAAGACCCGCGTCATGGTCCGCCAGCAGCAGCTTTGCCGGATCGACCGGGAGGACCACCGCGACGCCTACGCCTTCGACAGCGACGCCTGTTTAAAGGTGCTGGAAAAGAAAATCGCCGCCGCCAAGGCCGTTATCGTTTCGGACTACGCCAAGGGCGTGGTCACGGAAAAACTCCTTTCGCGCCTGCTGGAGTTCCGCGAGGCCGGGGGCTGCCTGATCGCGGTCGATCCCAAGCCCAAGCGCAAGCTCAACGTCAAAGGCATGGACCTGATCACCCCCAACCGGGACGAGTCCCTGCAAATGGCCGGGATCAGCATCGACCCGCACGACCCCTTTCCCGAGACCGAAGTCACCCAGGGTATCTGGGAGCACTACGCCCCGCGCCACCTGGTGGTCACGCTGGGGGCGGACGGCATGCTCGTCTGCGACGAGGGCAAGGTCGCCCACCGCATCCCGACCGTGGCCCGCGAGGTCTTCGACGTGTCGGGCGCGGGCGATACCGTGATCGCCACTCTCACCCTCGCGCTGGCGGCGGGTGCCGCCATCGAGGAGGCCGCTCATCTGGCCAACCGCGCGGCGGGCATCGCCATCGGCAAGCTCGGCACCGCTACCGTCACCCCCAAGGAAATTCTCGACTATGAAATTCAGCATTGA
- a CDS encoding O-antigen ligase family protein, with product MGSSRSTAHDPVAAFRQRSERSRSREPIPGREWRTIIGLALLVMLGPWMLGSMRMWPQVILFGISVLTFAQLFIPAHRRDEVPKQYLRRLLRFPVFWAGLLLLVFILIQAFNPSMRVGHKDIEGWTHFSSAWWLAPVKHIDWLPTSVDAPFSVGNAWRSLMNWATPLLGMCTAWVGLSRRRSVIVLFWLICLNGVVLGGVGLAQQLTGADMILWSYSSSNGEFFGTYPYRNHAGAYFYPILALSSGMYFYYMRRAHRRMQKSHPGIVFLVIGVSLALTLAACLSRGGILMGAVVLLAFVLLYFVSIIMHKSFRTLIGGIVVLLVLLVGTSYVLVGIVGVEGIEARFRSTIKEKDGNLELDRSSQMRLLMSRATSEMFLDRSAYGWGAGSYRWIFRNYQMKPEYDALWRVHYKRKGQWRFYRLGIQYAHCDILQFASETGAVGVGLITALGLSWLGLILYYIRAVSFEHVMILLGCLLALVHASFEFNLSNPSVLVLVSLLVALTVTWLRLNPRFANKGETDSL from the coding sequence ATGGGTTCTTCCAGAAGCACGGCTCACGACCCGGTAGCAGCTTTCCGGCAGCGCTCCGAGCGTTCCCGCTCGCGTGAGCCGATCCCGGGACGCGAATGGCGCACGATCATCGGACTGGCGTTGCTGGTCATGCTTGGGCCGTGGATGCTGGGAAGCATGCGGATGTGGCCGCAGGTGATCCTGTTCGGGATCAGTGTTTTGACTTTTGCGCAATTGTTCATTCCGGCTCACCGCCGGGATGAGGTGCCGAAGCAGTATCTGAGGCGCTTGCTGCGTTTTCCGGTTTTCTGGGCCGGTCTGTTACTGCTGGTATTCATCCTGATCCAGGCGTTCAACCCCTCCATGCGCGTCGGGCACAAGGACATTGAAGGCTGGACGCACTTTAGCTCGGCCTGGTGGCTGGCTCCGGTCAAGCACATCGACTGGTTGCCGACGAGCGTCGATGCGCCTTTCTCGGTTGGCAATGCTTGGCGCTCGCTGATGAACTGGGCGACGCCGCTGTTGGGGATGTGTACGGCTTGGGTCGGGTTGAGTCGTCGTCGGTCAGTCATTGTTCTATTTTGGTTGATTTGCCTGAATGGTGTGGTTTTGGGTGGCGTGGGGTTGGCTCAACAGTTGACGGGTGCGGATATGATTTTGTGGAGTTATAGTAGTTCTAATGGTGAGTTCTTCGGCACTTATCCGTATAGAAATCATGCCGGTGCATATTTTTATCCGATTCTTGCATTGTCGTCAGGGATGTATTTTTACTACATGCGACGTGCGCACAGGCGGATGCAGAAGTCTCATCCCGGCATTGTGTTTCTTGTGATTGGTGTGTCCCTCGCACTAACTCTGGCGGCGTGCCTTTCCCGTGGCGGGATCCTGATGGGGGCGGTTGTTTTGTTGGCTTTTGTTCTGCTCTACTTCGTGAGCATAATAATGCACAAAAGTTTTCGGACCTTGATTGGCGGTATCGTTGTTTTGCTGGTATTACTGGTTGGTACGTCTTACGTGCTTGTCGGGATTGTGGGTGTCGAAGGGATCGAGGCCCGCTTTAGGAGCACAATAAAGGAAAAAGATGGCAATCTAGAGTTAGACCGTTCGTCTCAAATGCGTCTTCTGATGTCCAGGGCTACTTCGGAGATGTTTCTGGACCGGTCAGCATATGGATGGGGAGCTGGCTCTTACCGCTGGATTTTTCGCAACTACCAAATGAAGCCAGAATATGACGCTTTATGGCGTGTGCATTACAAGAGAAAGGGGCAATGGAGGTTTTACCGCCTTGGCATCCAGTACGCTCACTGTGACATCCTGCAATTCGCGTCTGAAACGGGGGCCGTGGGGGTGGGCCTGATAACGGCACTGGGGTTATCCTGGCTGGGGCTTATCCTGTATTACATTCGTGCGGTTTCCTTCGAGCATGTGATGATTCTCTTGGGCTGCCTGCTGGCGCTGGTGCATGCGTCCTTTGAGTTTAACCTCAGTAACCCTTCTGTCCTCGTGCTGGTCAGCCTGCTGGTGGCCCTGACTGTAACCTGGCTGCGGCTCAATCCCCGCTTCGCCAATAAAGGTGAAACCGACTCTTTATGA
- a CDS encoding SDR family NAD(P)-dependent oxidoreductase, which translates to MDKSQPILVTGAAGFIGSKTAELLLDAGHEVVGIDNLNDYYDVRVKQYRLDQLQGRAGFTFAPIDIEDLPAVKKLFGKHAFGAVINLAARAGVRYSMENPHVYMTTNAHGTLNLLECMKDHGVKKFVLASTSSLYAGQPMPFVETLPVNTPISPYAASKKAAEVMAYTYHHLYGIDVTVLRYFTVFGPAGRPDMSILRFIKWIDEGTPIELFGDGSQSRDFTYVDDIARGTIAGLKPLGYEIINLGGGNNPVSINAMIECFEQHLGKKATINHKPFHKADMKETWANIDKAKSLLGWEPQIDPFEGFKRSVQWHVANRDWIKEIAL; encoded by the coding sequence ATGGACAAGTCACAGCCCATTCTCGTCACCGGCGCCGCCGGCTTCATTGGTAGCAAGACCGCCGAACTCCTGCTCGACGCCGGGCACGAAGTCGTCGGCATCGACAATCTGAACGACTACTACGATGTGCGCGTCAAGCAGTACCGCCTCGACCAGCTCCAGGGCCGCGCGGGCTTCACCTTCGCGCCGATCGACATCGAGGACCTGCCCGCAGTGAAAAAGCTTTTTGGCAAGCACGCCTTCGGGGCCGTCATCAACCTGGCCGCCCGTGCCGGAGTCCGGTACAGCATGGAGAACCCGCACGTCTATATGACGACGAACGCCCACGGCACACTCAACCTGCTGGAGTGCATGAAGGACCACGGGGTGAAAAAGTTCGTGCTGGCCTCGACCTCCTCGCTCTACGCGGGCCAGCCCATGCCCTTCGTCGAGACCCTCCCGGTCAACACCCCGATCTCTCCCTACGCCGCCTCGAAAAAGGCCGCCGAGGTCATGGCCTACACCTACCACCACCTCTACGGGATCGACGTGACCGTGCTCCGCTATTTTACGGTCTTCGGCCCCGCCGGTCGCCCCGACATGTCCATCCTGCGCTTTATCAAGTGGATCGACGAGGGCACCCCGATCGAGCTCTTCGGCGACGGCTCCCAGAGTCGCGATTTCACCTATGTGGACGACATCGCCCGCGGCACCATTGCCGGACTCAAACCGCTGGGCTACGAGATCATTAACCTCGGGGGCGGTAACAACCCCGTCTCGATCAACGCCATGATCGAATGCTTTGAGCAACACCTGGGCAAAAAGGCCACCATCAACCATAAGCCCTTCCACAAAGCCGACATGAAGGAAACCTGGGCCAACATCGACAAGGCCAAGTCGCTCTTGGGCTGGGAGCCGCAAATCGACCCCTTCGAGGGCTTCAAGCGCAGCGTCCAGTGGCATGTGGCCAACCGCGACTGGATCAAAGAGATCGCTCTATGA
- a CDS encoding KpsF/GutQ family sugar-phosphate isomerase encodes MNTEKRTHFSSALDVFERGRTALDETLERMRPNFDAFVEALLAVEGKIVLTGIGKSGIIAHKLAATFASTGTPAVYINAAEALHGDLGVVGKGDVVLMVSNSAETVEMIKMLPSIKHIGAKALGIFGKTNTPLAARCDLVLDASIEREACPLNLAPMTSAMIALVIGDALAVAMMNARHFRPEQFALFHPGGTLGRRLLLTAADVMLTGDQMPVVPAQASFEQLIGEMSRPNLGAVLVVDGENRLLGIITDGDIRRAMLPGGGGPCEASKLMTAHPKSVHPETLAGEIMDLMEQYQIYVVPVVDAKGCLAGILRMHDILG; translated from the coding sequence ATGAATACCGAAAAACGCACCCATTTCTCCTCCGCGCTCGATGTGTTCGAGCGCGGCAGGACTGCGCTGGATGAGACCCTGGAGCGCATGCGGCCCAACTTCGACGCCTTCGTCGAGGCGCTGCTAGCGGTTGAGGGGAAGATCGTGCTGACCGGCATCGGCAAGTCCGGCATCATCGCGCACAAGCTCGCGGCCACCTTTGCCAGTACGGGCACGCCCGCCGTCTATATCAACGCTGCGGAGGCCCTTCACGGCGACCTCGGCGTGGTGGGAAAGGGGGACGTGGTCCTGATGGTTTCCAACAGCGCCGAGACGGTCGAGATGATCAAGATGCTGCCTTCGATCAAGCACATCGGGGCCAAGGCGCTGGGGATTTTTGGCAAAACCAACACCCCGCTGGCCGCCCGTTGCGACCTGGTGCTCGACGCCTCCATCGAGCGCGAAGCCTGCCCGCTCAACCTCGCCCCGATGACCAGCGCGATGATCGCCCTCGTCATCGGCGACGCCCTGGCCGTGGCCATGATGAACGCCCGGCATTTCCGTCCGGAGCAGTTCGCGCTTTTCCACCCCGGCGGGACGCTGGGCCGCCGCCTGCTGCTGACGGCGGCGGACGTCATGCTGACCGGCGACCAGATGCCCGTGGTCCCGGCGCAGGCCAGTTTCGAGCAATTGATCGGCGAAATGAGTCGCCCGAACCTCGGGGCCGTGCTCGTGGTGGACGGGGAAAACCGCCTGTTGGGGATCATCACCGACGGGGATATCCGCCGCGCCATGCTGCCCGGCGGGGGCGGCCCCTGCGAGGCCAGCAAGCTCATGACCGCCCACCCGAAATCCGTCCACCCCGAGACTCTGGCCGGAGAGATCATGGACCTGATGGAACAGTACCAGATTTACGTGGTCCCGGTGGTGGATGCCAAAGGTTGCCTCGCGGGCATCCTGCGCATGCACGACATTCTCGGCTGA
- the kdsA gene encoding 3-deoxy-8-phosphooctulonate synthase, with protein sequence MKLYDPNRLLLIAGPCSLETEDVTFSVADKLAELAAAHPELNVVFKGSFDKANRTSLGSERGPGMEEGLARLRQVKEKTGLPVTTDFHLPEQAAPVGEVCDVLQVPAFLCRQTDLLVAAAQTGRVVNVKKGQFLSPAEMRFVVDKLEGAKAAEIWQTERGSTFGYQNLVVDMRSFSIMKGYGHPTVFDATHSVQLPGAGGGKTTGQREFVPALARAALGAGADGLFFETHPDPSKAISDGPNQIPLEQFAALVESCLRVWSAVRIQA encoded by the coding sequence ATGAAACTTTACGATCCCAACCGCCTGCTCCTGATCGCCGGTCCCTGCTCGCTGGAAACCGAGGACGTGACCTTCTCTGTGGCTGACAAGCTGGCCGAACTGGCCGCCGCGCACCCGGAGTTGAACGTCGTCTTCAAGGGCTCCTTCGACAAGGCCAACCGCACCTCGCTCGGCAGTGAGCGCGGTCCCGGCATGGAGGAGGGCCTGGCCCGTCTCCGGCAGGTGAAGGAAAAGACCGGCCTGCCGGTGACGACGGACTTCCACCTGCCCGAGCAGGCCGCGCCCGTAGGCGAGGTCTGCGACGTGCTTCAGGTGCCCGCCTTCCTCTGCCGCCAGACTGACCTGCTGGTGGCCGCCGCCCAAACCGGGCGCGTGGTCAACGTGAAAAAGGGCCAGTTCCTCTCGCCCGCCGAGATGCGCTTCGTAGTGGACAAGCTGGAGGGGGCCAAGGCCGCCGAGATCTGGCAGACCGAGCGCGGCTCGACCTTCGGGTACCAGAACCTCGTGGTCGATATGCGCTCCTTCTCGATCATGAAAGGCTACGGGCACCCGACCGTTTTCGACGCCACCCACAGCGTGCAGCTTCCCGGCGCGGGTGGGGGCAAGACCACCGGCCAGCGCGAGTTCGTGCCCGCCTTGGCCCGCGCGGCGCTCGGCGCGGGGGCCGACGGCCTGTTTTTTGAAACCCACCCGGACCCGTCCAAGGCCATTTCTGACGGCCCGAACCAGATTCCGCTGGAGCAGTTCGCCGCGCTGGTCGAGTCCTGCCTGCGCGTCTGGTCCGCCGTCCGCATCCAAGCCTGA
- a CDS encoding D-sedoheptulose-7-phosphate isomerase yields MKFSIEAARNELAEVLSAFTGQLPAVERSGRAIIECLHQGGKILSAGNGGSAADALHLAEEFTGRYKGDRPSLAGLCLSVDATVLTCIANDYGFDAVFSRQIEGLGRPGDVFVGFTTSGNSSNLLAAFEVCRERGVTSILVSGGDGGKAHGLTDYEILVPSRTTARIQEIHTFILHQWLEMVEQEEWH; encoded by the coding sequence ATGAAATTCAGCATTGAAGCGGCCCGCAACGAACTGGCCGAAGTCCTTTCCGCCTTCACGGGGCAACTGCCCGCCGTCGAGCGTAGCGGACGCGCCATCATCGAGTGCCTCCATCAGGGGGGCAAGATACTCTCCGCCGGTAACGGCGGCAGCGCGGCGGACGCGCTGCACCTGGCCGAGGAGTTCACGGGCCGCTACAAGGGCGACCGGCCTTCGCTGGCCGGGCTGTGCCTGAGCGTGGACGCCACCGTCCTGACCTGCATCGCCAACGACTACGGTTTCGACGCGGTGTTTTCACGTCAGATCGAGGGGCTGGGGCGTCCGGGGGATGTGTTTGTCGGCTTCACCACGAGCGGCAACTCCTCCAACCTGCTGGCCGCCTTCGAGGTCTGCCGTGAGCGCGGAGTGACGAGCATCCTCGTCTCCGGCGGCGACGGCGGGAAGGCCCACGGCCTGACCGACTACGAGATCCTTGTGCCCTCGCGCACGACGGCCCGCATTCAGGAGATCCACACTTTTATCCTCCACCAGTGGCTCGAAATGGTCGAGCAGGAGGAGTGGCACTGA
- a CDS encoding UDP-glucose 6-dehydrogenase: MKICCIGAGYVGGPTMAMIAKQCPDIPVTVVDINQARIDAWNSDKLPVFEPGLDEVVKEARGRNLFFSTEVDEAIREADMIFMSVNTPTKTYGVGAGRAADLKYVELCARRIAEVAESDKIVVEKSTLPVRTAESIRRILAGSGKNLNFQVISNPEFLAEGTAVEDLTAPDRVLIGGEESAEGDKAVQALVDVYAHWVPRERILTTNVWSSELSKLTANAFLAQRISSINAISALCEVTGANVDEVAHAIGRDSRIGPKFLRSSVGFGGSCFQKDILNLVYLCEHFGLPEVAKYWEQVVAMNEHQKRRFVDRMVSTLFNTVSGKKIAILGFAFKKDTNDTRESPAISVCRDLLEEQANLAVYDPKVEPATIRHDLALAEGDERVDICTDPYVAIRGAHAVAILTEWDSFKALDWERIYREMLKPAFVFDGRNILNLSDLRKIGFEAYGIGKGGER; this comes from the coding sequence ATGAAGATTTGCTGTATCGGTGCCGGTTATGTGGGTGGACCCACCATGGCCATGATTGCCAAGCAGTGCCCGGACATCCCGGTCACCGTCGTTGACATCAACCAGGCGCGTATCGACGCCTGGAACTCGGACAAGCTGCCGGTCTTTGAGCCCGGCCTGGACGAGGTGGTGAAGGAAGCCCGGGGTCGCAACCTCTTCTTCAGCACCGAGGTGGATGAGGCGATCCGCGAGGCGGACATGATTTTTATGTCGGTCAACACCCCGACGAAGACCTACGGGGTGGGTGCGGGCCGTGCCGCCGATCTCAAGTACGTCGAGCTGTGCGCCCGGCGCATCGCCGAGGTGGCCGAGTCGGACAAGATCGTGGTGGAAAAGTCCACCCTGCCGGTCCGCACCGCCGAGTCGATTCGTCGCATTCTGGCTGGTTCGGGCAAGAACCTGAACTTCCAGGTCATCTCCAATCCGGAGTTTCTGGCCGAGGGGACGGCGGTCGAGGACTTGACCGCGCCGGACCGCGTGCTCATCGGGGGCGAGGAGTCCGCCGAGGGCGACAAGGCCGTGCAGGCCCTCGTCGATGTCTATGCCCACTGGGTGCCGCGCGAGCGGATTTTGACCACCAATGTCTGGTCGTCCGAGCTGTCCAAGCTCACCGCCAACGCCTTCCTCGCCCAGCGCATTTCCTCCATCAACGCCATTTCCGCCCTCTGCGAAGTCACCGGGGCGAACGTGGACGAGGTCGCCCACGCCATCGGGCGGGATTCGCGCATCGGCCCAAAATTCCTGCGCAGTTCGGTCGGCTTCGGCGGCTCGTGTTTCCAAAAGGACATCCTCAACCTCGTGTACCTGTGCGAGCACTTCGGTCTGCCCGAAGTGGCCAAGTACTGGGAGCAGGTGGTGGCCATGAACGAGCACCAGAAGCGCCGCTTCGTGGACCGCATGGTGAGCACGCTCTTTAACACCGTCTCGGGAAAGAAAATCGCCATCCTTGGCTTCGCCTTCAAAAAGGACACCAACGATACCCGCGAATCGCCCGCCATCAGCGTCTGCCGCGACTTGCTGGAGGAGCAGGCCAACCTTGCCGTTTACGATCCCAAGGTCGAGCCCGCCACCATCCGTCATGACCTCGCGCTGGCCGAGGGCGACGAGCGCGTGGACATTTGCACCGACCCCTATGTGGCCATCCGCGGCGCGCACGCCGTGGCCATTCTGACCGAATGGGACAGCTTCAAGGCCCTCGACTGGGAGCGCATTTATAGGGAAATGCTCAAGCCCGCCTTCGTCTTCGACGGTCGCAACATCCTGAACCTCTCGGATTTGCGCAAAATCGGCTTCGAGGCCTACGGCATCGGCAAAGGCGGCGAACGCTAG
- a CDS encoding glycosyltransferase family 2 protein gives MPPAPDISVIILTLNEERDLPGCLDSLTWCDDIHVVDSGSTDRTAELATAAGATVSVNPFQSFGQQRNWALDHCPLKHSWVLFLDADERITPALLAELTDKTAHAPDGLAGYYLCWALMLGERWLKRSDNFPKWQFRLLRRGRARFTDFGHGQKEDQVEGEIGYIKEPYLHYAFGGGWEVWERRHRKYAKQEAAARLRSDVPLRQIFSRHASRRNPAIKRLVSRLPGWPSLRFFYTYVLRGGFLEGREAWEYCRRLAWYERLIQLEMRQLRHG, from the coding sequence ATGCCCCCCGCACCCGACATCTCGGTCATCATCCTCACGCTCAACGAGGAGCGCGACCTGCCCGGCTGCCTCGACTCCCTCACCTGGTGCGACGACATTCACGTGGTGGACTCGGGCAGCACCGACCGCACAGCGGAGCTGGCCACCGCCGCCGGGGCCACCGTCTCCGTCAACCCGTTCCAGTCCTTCGGCCAGCAGCGCAACTGGGCGCTCGACCACTGCCCGCTCAAGCACAGCTGGGTGCTCTTTCTCGACGCCGACGAACGCATCACCCCTGCCCTGCTGGCCGAGCTGACCGACAAGACCGCCCACGCCCCGGACGGGCTCGCCGGTTACTATCTGTGCTGGGCGCTCATGCTGGGCGAACGCTGGCTGAAGCGCTCGGACAACTTCCCCAAGTGGCAATTCCGGCTCCTGCGACGCGGGCGGGCGCGCTTCACGGACTTCGGGCACGGCCAGAAGGAGGATCAGGTGGAGGGCGAGATCGGCTACATTAAAGAGCCCTACCTGCACTACGCCTTCGGCGGTGGCTGGGAAGTCTGGGAACGCCGCCACCGCAAATACGCCAAGCAGGAAGCCGCCGCCCGCCTCCGCTCCGACGTGCCGCTGAGGCAGATTTTCTCCCGCCACGCCTCCCGGCGTAATCCCGCCATCAAGCGCCTCGTCAGCCGCCTGCCCGGCTGGCCGTCTTTGCGCTTCTTTTATACCTATGTGCTGCGGGGCGGCTTCCTCGAAGGCCGCGAGGCCTGGGAATACTGCCGCCGCCTCGCCTGGTACGAGCGCCTGATCCAACTGGAGATGCGGCAACTGCGACACGGATAA
- a CDS encoding GbsR/MarR family transcriptional regulator, producing MQKEATATLQDWEIELLNIFVGLFDSFGVPKSVAQIYGVLFCADGPLTQEEIGQKLQISAGSASQGLRLLVDMGAAHRQSIPGQRGNQFTPERSMRRLLGYFLDAKMRPRMRTGKERLESLRDRLPADNMLARKRLESLLQWQNKASKLLPVISKFLT from the coding sequence ATGCAAAAAGAAGCGACCGCTACCCTTCAGGACTGGGAGATCGAACTGCTGAACATCTTTGTCGGGCTGTTCGACTCCTTCGGCGTGCCCAAGTCCGTCGCTCAGATCTATGGCGTGCTTTTTTGCGCGGACGGCCCGCTAACCCAGGAGGAGATCGGGCAAAAGCTCCAGATCAGCGCCGGGTCCGCCTCACAGGGCCTGCGACTGCTGGTGGACATGGGGGCGGCCCACCGCCAGTCCATTCCCGGCCAGCGCGGCAACCAGTTCACGCCGGAACGCTCCATGCGGCGGCTGCTGGGCTATTTCCTCGACGCCAAGATGCGGCCCCGCATGCGCACCGGCAAGGAACGCCTCGAATCCCTCCGCGACCGGCTCCCGGCCGACAACATGCTGGCCCGGAAACGCCTGGAGTCGTTGCTCCAGTGGCAAAACAAGGCGAGCAAACTCCTGCCCGTCATTTCCAAGTTTCTCACTTAA